The Qingshengfaniella alkalisoli sequence AGTTGGTGGCCGGAGCCATGGCGTCTTCGTTCGCGATCTGCTCTTGAGTCTGAGCAAGTTCCGGATCGGACACCAGACCGTAATTGGCAAGCGGGCCGTTCGGGCCGGCAACGGCGTCAGACACGAAGAATTCCGCGTACTCTTTCAGGCCGGGAACCTCGCCGATATGCGCCTTCTTAACGTAGAAGTAGAGCGGGCGGGAAACCGGGTATTCACCGGACGCGATGGTTTCGGTGGAAGGCTCGATGCCGCCCATCGTTGCCACTTTCAGCTTGTCGGTGTTGTTCTCGTAGAACGCCAGGCCGAATACGCCAATGCCATCGGGGTTGGATGCGATGCGCGACAGCGTTTCGGTGTAGTCACCATCGATGTCGACAGCCACACCGTCCGTACGAACCGCCATGCATGCGCCTTCCGCGTCGTCTTCGGACAGGCCGGTTTCGACCAGAGCCTCGAGTGCGCCAGAGGTTTCACAACCGCCGAGAAGAACTTTTTCTTCGAAGACTTCACGTGTGCCGTGCTTGGTGCCCGGGATAAAGGCCTGGATTGCGACGTCGGGCAGCGAGGAGTCGATTTCGGCCCATGTGGTGTACGGGTTGTCGACCAGAGCGCCATCCTGAACGATCTGGGCTGCCATCGCCATGTACCACTGCTCTTCGGTGAAGGCGGTGAACTCGGGGCCGTTGATGTCGCTGGCAAAGACAATGCCGTCATAACCGATGCGAACTTCGATGATTTCTTCAACGCCATTGGCGGCGCAAGTTTCTACTTCGCCATCGCGGATCTTGCGGGATGCGTTAGCGACGTCGATGGTGTTTTCTCCAACGCCTTCGCAGAACTTTTTCAGACCAGCGGAAGAGCCGCCGGATTCAACGACGGGGGCCGGAAAGTCGAAGTTCTCGCCGAAAGCCTCGGCTACGATCGACGCGTAAGGCAGGACGGTGGAAGAACCGGCAACCTGAACCTGATCGCGGGCTGCTGCGGTGGTAGCGGAAACAGCGGACAGCGCCAGAACGGAGGCGGTCATTTTGATGTAGGACATTTCAGCTCCTGGAATCAATTTGTGACGGTCGCGGCAGGACGACCTCAGCGCTGCTCTACGCAGCTTCTGTGACGCGAATGTAAAATAAATGTAACAGATTTATGAAATGCGCGGAAATTCGGCTTTTCGTAACGGCAGGTGGCCCGGAACCCATTTCCAGCATCGAAGAAACTGTAAGCCGCAAGCGAATGATATCGCACCTTAAACTTGACCTGGCCCGTAATCGGATCGGGTCGGCTCCAATGCGGGGTCGCCGCAGCCGAATGTCGGCACCCGGAAAACATCATAATACGGAGGATGTAGAATATGACGAAACTGGCTTGGTCTATTCTGTCCTTGGCGTTGGCGGTTTCTGTCGTGGATGATGCGGACCCGATGGGCCTCGTTACCTTAACGGAAGCGGGGATGGTGGCTTGTCCAGTTGAATTGACCTAGGTGGATTTGGTTGATCATCCGGGTAGCATTCAGGTCGATGCGAATCGCGGATCTAGCCCAGCCGGACGATCCTTCCTCCCGCGGCCTGCGCGTCTTCCGGGTCATGAGTGACCAGTAGAACTGGCAGATTCCGGGTGCGGCTGAAGACCAGATCCCGCATTTGCTGTCGTAGTATGGTGTCGAGACGTGAAAACGGCTCATCCAGCAACAGCGCTTGAGGTTTGGAGAGCAGCACGCGCGCCAAAGCGACACGTTGACGTTGACCACCCGAAAGCGTCGCAGGGTCGCGATCATAGAACCCTGTCAGGCCGATATCATTTAGCGCCCGGTTAACCTCTGCCTGACGCGTGGCGCGGCCCTCGATGTTCGATGTCAGTCCGAAGGCGAGATTCCCGCCGACCGAGAGATGAGGAAACAGCAGATCATCCTGAAACAGGATACCAATACGACGCGCTTCGGTCGGAAGCATCGTGATGTCACGGCTATTCAGGATGATCCGACCTCGAAAAGGTATTTCTTGAGGCAAGGCACCGATCAACGCCGACAGGATAGTTGATTTTCCTGAACCGGACGGCCCCATCAGGCTCAGGACTTCGCCGGGTCGGATTGCGTCGTTCAGCCGAATTTGTCGTCGGTCGGGCAGGGTGATCGAGACGTGTTCCAGCCGGAGTCCTTCAGCCATGCGCTAGACCCCGACGGTTCCGCCACATGGCGCGAGGAAGCAGGGTGGCCAGCGCGAAGGGCAGCATCGCGCTGGCTGTCAATGCCAGGCCATAGGCCCCGATCGCGCGCCGGTCGCTGCCCGATGCCAGAGCCACCGCCTCTGTCGTTAAGGTCGTCACACGCCCGCCGCCGGTCAGTAGCGTGGGAAGATATTGGCCGATTGACACAGCGAAACCGACCGCAGTCGCGGTTAGGATCGGCCGCAGAAGCATGGGCAGGCGTAACCTCCACAAGGTGGTATCCGGTCCGTGCCCAAGAGATGCCCCAACTGTTGCGAAGCGTTCATCCCAGTTTCGGAACGGATCACCTAGTGACAGAAATACATAGGGCAGAACGAAGACGATATGTGCGCAGATCACGGCTTTGGTGCCAGAGGTCGCCCCGAGTTGTAGAAATAGCATCTGTAATCCGGGCAGAAAGCTGACCTGGGGCACGATCAGGGGTATGTAGAGCAACCACCAGCTATAGCGGCGCATGCGCAGATTGAAGCGGTGCTCGGCCTCCAGGCATCCGATAGACAGGGTCAGCGAGATGAGGCTTGCGCAGGCCGCGATTTGCAGGGTTTCAGTTGCGGTGTCGCGCAAGGCTGGCAGGTGGCGTTCCCAGTTCTTGAAAGTGAATTTCTGCGGCAACGCGTCGGGGAAGGTCCATAGTCCAGCGAATGACCAGATCGTCAAAACAGCCAGACCCAGCCCGATGATGAAGGCCGATCCGCCGCCGAGTGCAAAAGCGAGCATTCGCAGCGATCCGCTGTCGCGTCCGCGTGTGCCTTTTTCTATCCACCTGGTGCCGAGCGAAGCGACGATGCGTTCACTTGCGCGCCATGTGAACAAAACTCCTGCCACCAGTCCCAACTGCCAGACCGCCCCGGCTGCGGCGATGCTGTGGCGCATGAGGGTCGGATCAGACAGCCAGTCAAGGATTTGCACGGAAAGCGTTGGTGGTGTCGTTGGACCAAGAATCGTTGCGACATCGACCACCGTCATGGAATAAGCCAGCACGACATACACAGGCAGCCGGATTTGCATGTATACGCGCGGGAATATCAGCTTTAACCACGCGATGTGCCGGCTGTATCCCATGCTGCGGGCGGCGCGGATTGTGGGACCAGCGTTGATCTGGTTCAGTGCAGCCAGCGTCATCAGGATCAGGAAAGGGATTTCCTTGACGATCAGGCCGAGCGTCAAGCTCAGTCCCATTGGATCGTTCAAGACCAGCACGTCGGGCGGGCTGTCCCAGCCCGTTATCCAGGGCGAGACAAGCCGCACAATCCACCCCGACGGGGCGATAAGGAAGGCCAGTGCGAAGGCTGCCGTCGCGTGCGGCAGGGACAGAAGGGGTGACAACACACGTTCCAGCCAGTTGAAGGCGCGGGTACCCTGCCAGCAGGCGCAGACCATGACCACGACGGTCAGGGCGAAGAGCGTTGCCGCCAACCCGACAAAGACGCTCAGGTAGGAGGCGCGCGCCAGCCCGGGCCATGCAAACAGATCGGCAAAGGCGTCGGTGGTGAGCTGAGTCATTCCCAGTGCGGGCATCCACCCGAAAGCGGGCAGCAGCACACCGATCAGCCCGGCCACAACCGGGCCAAGCATCGCAAGCAGCGTCGCGCCGGGCAAAAGGCGCAATATGCGATTATTCAAGCGGGCAACAGGGGCTGTGCCGGTGATCACTCGCGGCCTACGCCAAAGCGTTCGGTCCAGTCGTCTTGAATACGCGTCATCCAGGACGGGTGTGGCTCTGGCAATGCCGTGCCGAGCTCTTCCGGGGTCAGTGTCGCAACGCCAAGGTCGATGTCATCGAAAAGTGCGCGGTCACTTTCATCCAGCTTGTCCATGTCCAGAATGGTTCCGACACCCAGATACTTTGGATCTTGGGCGCGGGCTTGGGCCTCTGGCGACATCAGGAAGTTCGCTACCACCATCGCACCCGATTTGGCATTGGCGTTATATGGGACTGCGACGAAAGAGGCATTGCCGATTGTGCCCTTCTCCAGAACGAAGGTTCGGAAGGTATCGGGCAACTCGAAATTTTCGATTGCGGCGGATGCCTCGCCGGGGCTGAACGAGATTGCCAGATCAATTTCCTTATCCGCTAGAAGCTGTATCTGCTGCGGCCCGCTTTGAGGGTAGGCCAATCCCTGACGCCACAGCAACGGGGTCAATTCATCAAGATAGGCCCAAAGCGGCGCTGTGACAGAGTCGTAGTCGGCGTCTTGGACAGGCTTAAGTAGCGGCGCGGGATCATCCGCCAGATCGTACAGCGCCTGCTTCAGAAAAGTGGCTCCCAGAAAATCAGGTGGTTGCGGAAAGGTGAAGCGGCCGGGGTTGTCGCGTACCAGATCCAGAATGTCTTGCATATTCGTTGGCGGCGCTGGAAGCTTCTCGGCGTCGTACATGAACACAACCTGCGCCATCGACCAAGGTGCTTCCAGCCCATCTGTGGGAACTGTGAAATCCGTTTGAACCGTCTTGCCGTGGACGTCGACATATTGCCAATTGGGAAGGTCATTCACCCATGGCCCGAACAACAGGTCGTTCTCCTTCATCGCCGCGAAATTGGCCCCGTTGATCCAGATCAGATCGACCGCACCGCCCTCGTCCTTGCCAGCGGCCTTCTCGGCCACGACCCGCGTCACCGCGTCAGCCGTGTCCGACAGTTTCACATGCTCAAGCGTGACGCCGAAATCCTCCGAGACGCGCTCGGCGACCCATGCAATGAACTCGTTGGTGATGACCGACCCGCCCCAGGCGTTCCAGTAAACCGTCTGACCCTTCGCCGTTTCCAAGACCACGTCCCAGTCCGAAGGGTCCGGTGCGCTTTCAGCGTGTAACGGGGCAATGCCGAGCGCAAGCAAGGCAGCAAGAATGCGGTTCATGCAGATTCTCCATGGTCGTGGGAAAACAGACGATAGGCCAACAGGATGCGCGACGAGGCAGTGATGAAACACAGCGTGCCGAACAGCCATGCCAGCGGCGCGAACCATTGTGGCAGCAGGCATAGCAGGATGAAGAAAACGATCGTTTCCGTACCTTCTAGCAGACCGCCGGTGAAATAGAGTGACTTGAGCCCTCGCGCGTCGCTTTCCATCTTGCGGCGTTCAGCGAGTATGGCGAAGCCCAGAAAGCTACTTCCATTGAAGTAGAAGCTGGTCAGCAGGAAGGCTCCGGCTGCGCCGTTTTGTGCCGGGTCAAGCCAGACGAAGCCCATCGGAACCGCACCGTAGAACAAGAAATCCGCCGCGATGTCGAAATAGCCCCCAAAATCTGTCCTTTGCGTTGCGCGTGCCACGGCACCGTCCAGCCCATCTGCGAAGCGACTAGCCAGCAGCGGAAGAAGCGCCCAGCCCGGTGCGCCCAAGGCGATGACAGCGGCGCTCAGCAGCCCAAGAACCAGCCCCGCAGCCGTTACCATATCTGCCTTGACGCCAGATGCGGCAAGAATGCCGCCGAGCCGGTTCAGCGGTGGATCAATGAATATGCGTGCGTGTTTATCCAGCATGGGTTCCGTGCGCTTGGTGCGCGACCATTGCGTCCCCATTCCATGAAGTATTGCAACCCCTTACACGCCGTTGTGAGCCCTTGGCAGCGGTTAGACACTTGCATACCCAGAAATACGGGGTTGGCATATAATGTCTCTCGCCTATGGTAACCCGATACACGGACCCTCAGATCCGGCAGAACAGGGAGAGAGACTATGAAATCACTCATTGGAACATCTGCGCTTGCGCTTTTGGCTGCGTCCTTCGCGACGGAAACCGCTGCGACCGAATGGAACGTGTCGTTATGGGGCAAGCGCCGCGCCTTTACCGAGCATGTCGAAAAGCTTGCGGAACTGGTTGATCAGAAGACCGACGGCGCGTTCACCTTGAACATTTCCTATGGCGGGCTGTCCCAAAACACCGAGAACCTCGACGGGATTTCCATCGGTGCCTTCGAGATGGCGCAATTCTGTGCGGGGTATCACGAAGACAAGAACCCCTCGATCACGGTGCTGGAACTGCCGTTTCTTGGTGTAAGTTCGCTTGATCAGGAACGCGACCTGTCTATGGCGCTCTATCAGCATCCGGCAGTGGTAGAGGATCTGGCGCGGTGGAACGCGACCCTTCTGATGCCGTCACCGATGCCGCAATATAACATTGCCGGTTCGGGCGAAGCACCTACGACGCTGGAATCCTTCGACGGGCTTACCGTGCGCGCGACGGGTGGCATTGGCGACGCGATGTCGATGCTCGGTGCGGTGCCGACATCCATGTCTGCAAGCGAGGTGCGCCAGGCACTCGATTCCGGGGTGGTGAAGGCCGTGTCCTTTGCTCCGCACGCACATATGTCCTTCGGCGTCGTGGAAACCGCCGACTGGTGGACGACCAATTTGAACCCCGGCACGGTAAACTGCCCCGTCGTGGTCAATACCGATGCGCTGGATGCGCTGACGGATGAGGAACGCGAAGCGCTTCTTGGGTCGGTTGAGGAGGCGCTCGATCATTATGTCGACTACTACGAGAACGAAACAATGGCCAAATGGTGGCCGACGCTGGAAGATCGCGGGATCGAGGAAATCACCTATGACGATTCTGCAGTCGAGTCCTTCAAGGAAATGACTGCAGGTCCCGCTGCCACCGCCTGGATCGAAAAGAATTCCGGCACCATCCCGGCGCAGGAGCTTTACGACTTCGTTCAGGACAAGCTGACTGACGGACAATCGTAAGTCGGATGGCCTGCTCGCACCTTGTGGGCGGGCCTAACCTACTGACGGAAAGGGGGCTCGATGGCGGGCAGGTCTTCGGTTTTGAGCGACGACACGCTGCTCAGCAGGCTCGATCTCAAGTTATATACGCTGGAACGCTGGCTTGCGTTGTTGAGCGGGCTGGCGGTTTTTGCCTTGATGGTCCTGGCGGTCATTTCCGTCAGTGGCCGTAATTTCTTGAACCAGCCCTTGCCCGGCTATGTGGACTGGATACAGCAGGCGATGCCCCTGATTGCCTTCATGGGAATTTCCTACGTCCAGCGCGACGGTGCACATATACGCATGGACATGATCGTCGGGCAGTTGAAGGGCCGCCCGCTCCATGCGGTGGAACTGATCACGACGCTTGCGATCTTGCTGTTGATGGTGCTGATGGTCTGGGGCTCGTGGGCACATTTCAGCCGCAGCTTCGATTTTGCCGCTCCGATGTGGAGCAGGGACAGTTCCTTCGACATCGGTCTTCCCTTGTGGCCAGCAAAGCTGCTGGCACCCGTCGCGTTCTTTGTGCTTTGCCTGCGCCTTGTGCTTCAAGTCTGGGGATATGCTCGGGCGTTCGTTGAAGATGCGGTGCGGCCCGTCGCGGTACCGCTTGTCGAGGATGCGGCGACGCAGGCCGCGCATGAGGCAGAACAGATGACCGGCGCGGATTGAGGGATATCAATGGATACGATTGAAATTGGTCTGGCGGTCACGGGCGGGCTGCTGGTACTGGTTTTGTTGGGCATGCGTGTGGCCTTCGCCGCCGGCCTTGCAGGGCTTATTGGCTTGATCTGGATCTTCTGGTCCAAGAAAGGCTACGATCCGGCCGAATTCAGTTGGGCGCTGACCGTCGCGACAAAAACGGCCGGGCAGGTGCCGCATTCCAAGGTGGCGTCCCAAGCGCTGTCTTTGATTCCCACGTTCATTCTGATCGGCTATCTCGCCTATTATGCGGGTCTGACCAAAGCGTTGTTCGAAGCTGCCAAGCGTTGGGTGGCTTGGGTGCCTGGCGGGCTGGCAGTGTCTACCGTCTTTGCCACGGCGGGGTTTGCTGCCGTGTCAGGTGCCTCGGTCGCGACCTCGGCCGTGTTCGCGCGGATTGCAATCCCGGAAATGCTTGCCGTCGGATATGACAAGAAATTCGCAGCGGGCGTCGTTGCGGCGGGTGGCACGCTAGCATCGCTCATCCCACCATCGGCAATCCTGGTGATCTACGCCATCATCGTTGAGCAGGACGTGGGCAAACTGCTTCTCGCGGGTTTCATACCCGGTGCGTTCTCCGCACTGGTCTACGGAACACTGATCATTGCGTTGGGACTGACCATCAAGGGGTTCGGGCCACCTGTGAAGGGGTTCACCTGGCGCGAACGCTTTGTGTCCCTTCCGCCAGCCCTGCCGATCTTTTTCGTGGTCTTCATCATAATTCTGTTCATCTACAACCCGTTTGGTGGCGATGCATGGGGCACACCGACCGAGGGCGGGGCGCTCGGTGCTTTCGTTGTCTTCTGCATGGCGGTCTGGAAGGGAATGCGGTGGCGAGAATTCCGCGATGCATTGCTGGAAACAGCCAAGCTGTCGGTGATGATCTTCACGATAATCTGGGGCGTCCTGATTTATGTACGCTTCTTGGGATTTGCGGATTTGCCGGGCGCATTCTCGGACTGGATTACATCGCTGAATCACCCCCCGATCATCACGCTGATCATGATCCTGCTAGCCTATGCAGTGCTAGGAATGTTCATGGACGCTATTGGCATGCTGCTGTTGACCCTGCCCGTGGTCTACCCGGCGGTCATGGCCTTGAACGGGGGCGAGGCCGTGACCGCCGCCGACAGCGCCTTCGGAATGAACGCGCAGATGTGCGCAATCTGGTTCGGCATTCTCGTCGTGAAGATGGCGGAATTCTGTTTGATCACGCCACCTATCGGGCTCAACTGCTTCGTTGTGGCAGGCGTGCGAGACGACATTTCGGTTCAAGACGTGTTCCGTGGCGTGACACCCTTCTTTATCGCGGACGGGGTGACAATTGCCCTGCTGGTTGCCTTCCCCGGCATTGTCCTGTGGTTGCCGAGCCTCGTGTGACACCGGGCTGGATCGTGATCCTGAACGGGGCGCCGCGCTCGGGCAAGTCGAGTATTGCAGCCGCGATGCAAGATCTGTCGGACGAACCGTGGGTTAATCTGGGCGTCGACGCACAGAACCGAACGCTACCTGAAAAACTGCTGCCGGGCATCGGGCTCAGGCCGGGGGGCGAGCGTCCGGACTTGGAACCCGTTGTGCGGCGTTTGTATTCTGCGCTTTACGCCTCGGTCGCTGCTCATAGCCGCGAAGGGTTCAACGTGGTTGTCGACGTGGGCCATCATCATTGCTACTTACAAGATTTGGATGTCTGGCGCATTTGTGCTCGGCACTTGAAGGGCCTTCGGGTTCTCCTCGTTGGGGTGTGCTGTCCACTGGAGGAAATCATGCAGCGCCGAAGCAGCTCACAGCCTGGCCGCGAAGCGTTGTATCTTCAGATCGACGAGAACGGAGCCGTGCCCGAGCCGATCCTGCGATGGCAGGAAGCAGTCCACAAGCCGGACATATACGACCTGGAAATCGACAGCTCGGTGCTCACACCGCAAGAGGCAGCGCAGATGATCCTAGCGGCGCTTCCAGAATACATCCTTCCCGGTGCCTTGAATCGCCATGCCAGCAATTAGCGCTTGCTTCGGACTGATGATACGAAGTCGATGGCGACTAGCAAGATAGTGAAGCCGATGACGACCCAAAGGTCGATCTCCGTGACGTGATAAGCGAGGATGCCAAGAAAGCCCGCAAGTGTGGCAAAGGCTAAGAACGCCATGAGCTTGTTCATCTGCGTCTCCTATTCATGTGCGGCGAGAGTCTTGTAGAGCCAGTTGGCGTTGCGAAGCAGCCTTGCATCATCACCGCGCGGGCCAACCAGTTGCAATCCCATTGGCATCCCATTGGAGGCTGTGAATACCGGAATGGTAATGGCGGGCACGCCGCATAACGTCCACAGCCCGTTGAAAATGGCATCGCCGGTTGTGGCATGACTTTCCGGCGCGGGGCCAAGTGCAGCGGGGCAGAGCATGGCATCGCATTGCTGGAAAATTTCGTCCAGCGTGGCAGTCAGCAGCTCTCGCCAATCTAATGCCGTCAGATAATCCTTCGCCGAAACCGATTGCCCATGATCCAGCGCCTCCTGCAACGTATCTGACAGGCCATCTGATCGCGCGGCATAGCCCTGATAGCAGCGCACCATCTCCGCGACGTTGATGATCGCACGTTGTTCCGCCGCCTTGTCGAACTGCGAGTGTAGGCGAGCAGGAAAGCAACGGTGGTGAAGATGCTCGGCCAGCTCCTCGAACGCGTGGTGTAGGTCGGGGTCGGCACGGTCCCATTCAGGCGGCTTAATCATGGCAAATCGCGGAGCGACGGGTGGGTCGGCCTGTGCGGTGTCCAACAGGGCAGGGAAGGGCTGCAATGTTGTGGCCGGGTCGGCGCTGTCTTGCCCGAAGAGAACCTCCGCCAGCATTGCCGCGCCTGCGGGGTCGTGCGCGAAGGTTCCCACTGTATCCAGCGTTTGGGACTGCATCAACACGCCGGTTCGGGGTATCGCACCGAAGCTGGGCTTGAATCCCGTGACCCCGCAAAAGGACGCGGGGCGAATAATTGATCCTCCCGTCTGTGTACCGATCGCCAGTGGAACCATGGCTGCGGCTACGGCGGCGGCGGAGCCCGCCGACGACCCGCCCGGTGTATGATCCGGATTATGGGGGTTGCGTGTCCCGGAGGGGTGCAGATAGGCAAGCTCCGTCGTGACGGTCTTGCCCATGATGATCGCGCCTTCCTGTTTCAGCCGTTTGACAACGAAGGCGTCGGCCATGGGTAAACGACCCTGATCCAGCATTGTGCCGTTTCCAGTTGGGATTTTCTGAGTGTCGATGACATCCTTGATCCCGACCGGCAGACCATGCAGACGCCCCAATGGCTTTCCTGACTTGCGATGTGCGTCAAGCTGCTTGGCTTGATGCCTTGCGAAGTCCGGGTCATGCCAAATCCATGCCTGCACCTCCGGTTCGCGTTGACGGATCTGTTCGATATAGGCTTCGACCACATCGAGCGCCGCAAGCTCGCCTCGCGCAATGCGATCTCGAAGCGCCACGGCGTCCAGTTCGATTAGCGGGATCATGCCTGACTTACGATCACTGCCCATAGAACTGCTCCGGCAGGTAGAAGACGATCTGTGGGAAGATATACATAAGCGCCATCGAGATGAACACGCAGAACAGGAAGGGCATACAGCCCGCGAAGATTTGGGTCAGACGGACCTCGGGAGGAGCGATACCCTTCAGGTAATAGGCAGACATCGCCATGGGTGGCGTCAGGAAGCTGGTTTGCAGGTTCAGCGCAACGAGGATGCCGAAGAACAGCGGATCAATCTCGAATAGTGGTAGGAGTGGCAGGAAGATCGGTACGAAGATGATAATGATTTCCGACCATTCGAGCGGCCATCCCAACAGGAAGATGATCAGCTGTGCTAGCAGCAGGAACATGATCGGCGACATGTCCAATCCTTGCACGAACTCCGAAATCAGATGTTCGCCGCCAAGATATGAAAACACCGAGGAGAAGGTGTAGGATCCGACGAACAGCCAGCAGACCATCGCTGTTGTTCGCACTGTCAGATACACGCTTTCACGCATCCTTTGCCACGTCATTGCGCGATATGCGAAGGCCAGCAGAATGCCCCCCAAGGCACCGATGGACGCGGCTTCAGTCGGTGTGGCCAGTCCGAACAGGATCGAGCCAAGCACCGCGAAGATCAGGAAGGCAAGTGGCACGAAAGAGGTGAAGATCATGAACAGCAACCGACCAAACGGTACATCCGGCACTTCGTCATCCGTTGGGCGAGGGGCGACTGAGGGTTGCAGTATCGAGCGTCCGACGACGTAGATCAGGTAGAGCCCGACCAGCGTGAAGCCCGGCAGAAGTGCGGCTGCATAGAGACGGACAATCGAGACGTTAGACGCGGCGGCGTAAACAATGAGCATGATCGACGGTGGGATCAAAATGCCTAATGTGCCGCCCGCGCAGATTATGCCCGAGGCGAAGGAATTGTCGTAGCGCGCTTTCAGCATGGCGGGCAGGGCGAGCAACCCCATCAGTGTAACGACTGCACCGACAATCCCCGTTGCCGTCGCAAACAGCGCACAGGTGATAAGAGCCGCAACACCCATTGACCCCGGGAGGTTTTTCGAGGCCACGTTGAGTGTGGAAAACAGCCGGTCCACGATGTTTGCGCGCTCGACTATATAACCCATGAACAGGAACAACGGGACAGCCGTAAGCACCTCGTTCGACATCACTGTGAAGGTCTGGTTGATGAACAGATCGAAAATGCGATTGTTGAAAAGTCCTTCGATCCAAGTGCTCGTGCTGTCCCACCAACTTGCCGTCTCTTCCAGCCGATCGAATTCTCGCCACATGCGGCGGGCATCGAAATAGGCGTAGTAGCCAAAGCCGATACCCATCGCCATCAGGGTGAAGGCAATCGGGAAGCCCAGAAAGACTGTGAAAATGAATATGCCCAGCATGAACAGGGCGACCTGCGGGTCCGTCATGGATGGGCGTCCTTCTCTGCCTCTTGTGCCTGCTTCATCAACAGATCTTCTGTTTCAAACACGTCTTCCTCGGCCTGTAACCATTCGTTCGTCTTGATGCACAGAAGGCAGCGCATGACCTGCGCG is a genomic window containing:
- a CDS encoding chloramphenicol phosphotransferase CPT family protein, with translation MILNGAPRSGKSSIAAAMQDLSDEPWVNLGVDAQNRTLPEKLLPGIGLRPGGERPDLEPVVRRLYSALYASVAAHSREGFNVVVDVGHHHCYLQDLDVWRICARHLKGLRVLLVGVCCPLEEIMQRRSSSQPGREALYLQIDENGAVPEPILRWQEAVHKPDIYDLEIDSSVLTPQEAAQMILAALPEYILPGALNRHASN
- a CDS encoding amidase, with amino-acid sequence MGSDRKSGMIPLIELDAVALRDRIARGELAALDVVEAYIEQIRQREPEVQAWIWHDPDFARHQAKQLDAHRKSGKPLGRLHGLPVGIKDVIDTQKIPTGNGTMLDQGRLPMADAFVVKRLKQEGAIIMGKTVTTELAYLHPSGTRNPHNPDHTPGGSSAGSAAAVAAAMVPLAIGTQTGGSIIRPASFCGVTGFKPSFGAIPRTGVLMQSQTLDTVGTFAHDPAGAAMLAEVLFGQDSADPATTLQPFPALLDTAQADPPVAPRFAMIKPPEWDRADPDLHHAFEELAEHLHHRCFPARLHSQFDKAAEQRAIINVAEMVRCYQGYAARSDGLSDTLQEALDHGQSVSAKDYLTALDWRELLTATLDEIFQQCDAMLCPAALGPAPESHATTGDAIFNGLWTLCGVPAITIPVFTASNGMPMGLQLVGPRGDDARLLRNANWLYKTLAAHE
- a CDS encoding TRAP transporter large permease gives rise to the protein MTDPQVALFMLGIFIFTVFLGFPIAFTLMAMGIGFGYYAYFDARRMWREFDRLEETASWWDSTSTWIEGLFNNRIFDLFINQTFTVMSNEVLTAVPLFLFMGYIVERANIVDRLFSTLNVASKNLPGSMGVAALITCALFATATGIVGAVVTLMGLLALPAMLKARYDNSFASGIICAGGTLGILIPPSIMLIVYAAASNVSIVRLYAAALLPGFTLVGLYLIYVVGRSILQPSVAPRPTDDEVPDVPFGRLLFMIFTSFVPLAFLIFAVLGSILFGLATPTEAASIGALGGILLAFAYRAMTWQRMRESVYLTVRTTAMVCWLFVGSYTFSSVFSYLGGEHLISEFVQGLDMSPIMFLLLAQLIIFLLGWPLEWSEIIIIFVPIFLPLLPLFEIDPLFFGILVALNLQTSFLTPPMAMSAYYLKGIAPPEVRLTQIFAGCMPFLFCVFISMALMYIFPQIVFYLPEQFYGQ